GGGAAGTGGACACCCCCCTCAACCAGCCCCGGTACCTGGAAATGGTGAAGGGACGCGCGCGGCTTTGGGGGCAACAGATCGGCGCGGACTACGCGGAAGGGCTCGCATCGGAATATCCGCCTTCCGTGGGATGGCTCGTATGAGAAGAAAAGAACGGCTGCACATCGGCATCACCTGCTATCCGACCCACGGGGGGTCCGGCGTGATCGCCACGGAGCTGGGCAAGTGGATGGCCGAGAGGGGACACGAAGTTCATTTCATCACCTACGACATGCCTTTCCGCCTTGGGCGGTTTGACCGGAACATCTTTTATCACGGGGTGGAAGCCAACCAATATGCGGTCTTCAAATACCCGCCCTACGACCTGGCGCTGGCCAGCCGGATGGCCCAGGTGGCCAAGGTGCACCATTTGGATCTGCTTCATGTGCACTACGCGGTTCCCCACGCCCTCTGCGCCTACCTGGCCAAACAGATGGTCGGGCCCGAACTGAAGGTGGTGACCACGCTGCACGGGACGGACATCACCGTGCTGGGAGAGGACTCCACCCTTCGGGACATCATCTGTTTCGGCATTCGCGAAAGCGATGCGGTGACCGCCGTCTCCAGGGACTTGGTCAAACAGACCCGGGAGTTGTTCCGGATCGAACGCCAGATCGATCTCGTCCACAATTTCGTCGATTGCCGGGTCTACTATCCCCGGGAGGTCTCCGGTTGGCGCCGGGAGATTGCTCTCCCCGGCGAAAAAATTTTGCTTCACATCTCCAATTTCCGGCCCGTCAAACGGGTGGAGGACGTGATTCGCATCTTTGACCGGGTCCTGAAGCAGGTGCCCGCCCGCCTCCTGATGATCGGAGAGGGCCCGGAATGGTCGCGGGCGGTGCAGCTCGTGCAGGAGCTCAATATTGAATCCCATGTGGA
This DNA window, taken from Planifilum fulgidum, encodes the following:
- the bshA gene encoding N-acetyl-alpha-D-glucosaminyl L-malate synthase BshA, with protein sequence MRRKERLHIGITCYPTHGGSGVIATELGKWMAERGHEVHFITYDMPFRLGRFDRNIFYHGVEANQYAVFKYPPYDLALASRMAQVAKVHHLDLLHVHYAVPHALCAYLAKQMVGPELKVVTTLHGTDITVLGEDSTLRDIICFGIRESDAVTAVSRDLVKQTRELFRIERQIDLVHNFVDCRVYYPREVSGWRREIALPGEKILLHISNFRPVKRVEDVIRIFDRVLKQVPARLLMIGEGPEWSRAVQLVQELNIESHVEFLGKKDEVAHWISLADLLLLPSEKESFGLVALEAMACGVPTVGSKTGGLPEVVIHGETGYLAEVGDVEAMARYAVRLLTDPDLHRRFSENGIARAREFFCVDRVAEQYEAIYRRVLGEG